AAATTCGCCATCTGGTACCCAAAAACCTTCTTTACTCGATCTTAAAGTCAGCGGCCATTTGTTCTAATCGACGTAACCGGTGATTGACTCCGGATTTTCCCAGGGGAGGATCCAGCTGCGCTCCCAGCTCCTTTAAAGTTGCCTCCGGGTGCTCCAGGCGCAGCCGTGCCACCTCCCGCAGGGGCCGCGGCAAGTTCTCCAGACCCACATTGTCCACCAGGCAGCGAATGGCGGCTAGCTGCCGGCATGCTGCTTCCACGGTCTTACTGAGGTTCGCCGTTTCACAGTTAACTAGGCGGTTCACTTGGTTGCGCACGCCTTTAACCACCCGGATATTTTCCAATTCCAGACGGCTGGTTACAGCGCCGATCAGGGTCAGAAAAGCAGCGATGTCATCCCCGTCCTTCAGATAGACCACCTGACGATCTTTACGCTCCACGCGCCGGGCCCGCAAATTGAACCCCAGGAGCAGCCGAATTAGGTGAGCGGCGCTGCGCCGGCTCCCGGTTACCAGCTCCAGGTGATAGAAGCGCTCCGGGTTGCTCAACGAGCCGGAACCGAGAAAGAATCCTCTGAGGTAGCTCCGGCGACAGCAGTCGGCCGGCGGAATCACTGTCTTGTCGGCGCCGGTGCCACTGCGCAGAAATCCCAGTCGGATCAGGAATTCTTTTAATCCGGGCTGGGTCGGTAGGCGCACAGAATAGAGGTTGTGATGCTGCATACGGCGGGGCTCCCGTGAAATTTTGACGTTTAAAGCTGACGTATGCTTGAGCAGCAGAAAAACACGCCGGGCTACGGAGGGACTCTCGGTAGTTGCAATCACCTGTATCCCTGACTGCCCTGCTTCCAGCACAGCCCCAGCGCGGAGAAAACCCAGCAGCTCAGACTGCAAACAGCATAACTTCCCTGGCTGCAGCCGAGACAGTTCATCTTTTACCTTGAAGGAAAACGTCTTGTACATAACAACTCCTCCACCTCTATCAGGTCAATAGCGCTAATACCGACTGAGCTAGTTTGTCCGGATCGTGTCGGGCCATGTCATTAACGTACAAGAGAGGCGCTTCCTTGATCCGCAGACCAAAACCCTCGAGTTCTTGTCTGTTTACCGATACCGGCTCGGCTCCTTCTTCCCGATACCGGACCAAAGTACCGCCTACAGGACCCTGAGTATTGACCAGGGCCCAATCAATAATTTGTTGCCCGCCTTGGTCGACCACGGCCCGAATATGGTCCGCAGCAGTGTAACCGTCCGTTTCCCCCGGCTGAGTCATCACGTTTACCACATACACTTTCACCGCCGGGCTGGACGCTAAAGCCTCCGGTATGCCCTGAACCAGCAGGTTGGGCAAAATGCTGGTATACAGACTCCCGGGGCCTAAGACAATTAGATCCGCCGTCGCTATAGCAGCTAATGCATCCGGGACCGGTTGACATTCAGGCGGATCCAGACTTAACCGACGTATCGGCACTCCCGGGCGGCAAATGCTGGTTTCGCCTCGAGCCACGGTGCCGTCTACGTACTCTGCCACTAAGTTGGCACTGGTTAAGGTGGCCGGCAACACTTGCCCTCGAACTTTAAGCACCCGGCTTGTTTCCTTAATTGCGCCCTCGAAGTCCCCTACCACTTCGCACATGGTGGCCAGAAATAGGTTGCCGAAGCTATGTCCGGCCAATCCACTTCCGCCGGGAAACCGATATTGAAACAGCTGTTCCATCAGAGGTTCCGTATCGGCTAAAGCCACCAGGCAATTGCGCACATCCCCCGGCGGCAACATCCCCAGCTCCAAGCGCAGGCGCCCGGAACTGCCGCCGGTATCGGTAACGGTTACAATGGCGGTGATATTGTCAGTGTATTCTTTAAGTCCCCGCAGGAGGGTGGAAAGACCGGTGCCCCCACCCAAGGCCACAACTCTGGGCCCCTGGGGGTGTCTTTTGGGCTTAGAATTCAACCTTATGCCTCCATATCCTTATCCACGTCCCGATGTTGCACAAAGACGCGGTGGTTGTTCGCACTGAGGTGGCCGCTCAGTTCTTCGGCTAAGGTTACGGAGCGATGGCGCCCGCCGGTACAGCCGATGCCGAGAACCAAGCTAGTTTTACCTTCAGCGATAAAATGAGGAATAAGAAATTCAATCAACTGCAGAACCCTAGTCAAGAACTCTTGCGTCACCGGCCACTGAAGCACATAGTCTCTTACCGCCTCATCTTTGCCGGTACAATCCCGCAGGGTTTCCACATAGTAAGGATTGGGCAAGAACCGAACATCAAAGACCATGTCCACATCAAGCGGTACACCAAACTTGAACCCGAAACTTACCAGGGTGATCAACAGTCGCTCTAAGTCTTCGCCTTCCGCAAACAGGGTCCGGATTTCTTCCTTCAGTTGAGCCGGGGTGGTATTAGTGGTATCGATAACATAGGTGGCCCGGCTTTGTAGTTCCTGCATCCGTTTCCGCTCGTCGGCAATACCCTCAAGAACCCGTCCTTCCTTGGCCAAAGGGTGCCGCCGCCGGGTTTCTTTATACCGGCGAATCAAAGTCTCGTCGGAGGCTTGAAGAAAAATAATGCGGTATTTAAGCCCCATCCGTTCCAGCGCTTTTAAGCGTTCCAAGATGTGCTCAAAGAAACCCCCGCCTCTGATATCGATACCCAGGGCCACCTTGTTCACTTTACCTTGCAGGCACAACTCAGCAAACTTGGGTAACAAATCCGGCGGCAAGTTATCCACACAAAAGTAGCCCATATCTTCCAGCACCCGTACAGCAGTGGATTTTCCGGCCCCAGACAACCCGCTGACGATCACAAATGCTTGCATTTGCACAGCTCCTCGTCGGAACTCAGGATAAATCTTTCAATGACCTGAGCCACCCCGCCGTCATTGTTGTCGCCGGTAACATAGTCGGCTCGGGCCCGGACTTCTTTAGGCGCGTTACTCATGGCAACTCCCAGGCCGGCATAAGTAATCATCTCTAAATCATTATAATTATCGCCGATAGCAATAGCCTCTTTCGCTGTAAGGCCGAATTGCTTGAGCAGATAGGCCAAACCACTTTGTTTGGAGACCCTGGGATGTATTATCTCCACAAATTGGGGACTGGAGCTGGTAATATGAGCCTGGCCGGCCAGTTCCTCGGCTAATACGGGCCATACCGGCTGCAGTTCTTCTTCTGTA
The window above is part of the Bacillota bacterium genome. Proteins encoded here:
- the whiA gene encoding DNA-binding protein WhiA codes for the protein MYKTFSFKVKDELSRLQPGKLCCLQSELLGFLRAGAVLEAGQSGIQVIATTESPSVARRVFLLLKHTSALNVKISREPRRMQHHNLYSVRLPTQPGLKEFLIRLGFLRSGTGADKTVIPPADCCRRSYLRGFFLGSGSLSNPERFYHLELVTGSRRSAAHLIRLLLGFNLRARRVERKDRQVVYLKDGDDIAAFLTLIGAVTSRLELENIRVVKGVRNQVNRLVNCETANLSKTVEAACRQLAAIRCLVDNVGLENLPRPLREVARLRLEHPEATLKELGAQLDPPLGKSGVNHRLRRLEQMAADFKIE
- a CDS encoding YvcK family protein, with product MRLNSKPKRHPQGPRVVALGGGTGLSTLLRGLKEYTDNITAIVTVTDTGGSSGRLRLELGMLPPGDVRNCLVALADTEPLMEQLFQYRFPGGSGLAGHSFGNLFLATMCEVVGDFEGAIKETSRVLKVRGQVLPATLTSANLVAEYVDGTVARGETSICRPGVPIRRLSLDPPECQPVPDALAAIATADLIVLGPGSLYTSILPNLLVQGIPEALASSPAVKVYVVNVMTQPGETDGYTAADHIRAVVDQGGQQIIDWALVNTQGPVGGTLVRYREEGAEPVSVNRQELEGFGLRIKEAPLLYVNDMARHDPDKLAQSVLALLT
- the rapZ gene encoding RNase adapter RapZ, with translation MQAFVIVSGLSGAGKSTAVRVLEDMGYFCVDNLPPDLLPKFAELCLQGKVNKVALGIDIRGGGFFEHILERLKALERMGLKYRIIFLQASDETLIRRYKETRRRHPLAKEGRVLEGIADERKRMQELQSRATYVIDTTNTTPAQLKEEIRTLFAEGEDLERLLITLVSFGFKFGVPLDVDMVFDVRFLPNPYYVETLRDCTGKDEAVRDYVLQWPVTQEFLTRVLQLIEFLIPHFIAEGKTSLVLGIGCTGGRHRSVTLAEELSGHLSANNHRVFVQHRDVDKDMEA